In Acanthochromis polyacanthus isolate Apoly-LR-REF ecotype Palm Island chromosome 18, KAUST_Apoly_ChrSc, whole genome shotgun sequence, the following proteins share a genomic window:
- the LOC110965209 gene encoding SOSS complex subunit C, whose protein sequence is MAANPPGQAFPNKARVAILAELEKERRRLIQSQSMNTPGASISLSRPSLKEFRDNAEQQHIAAQQKAALQHAHTHSSGFFITQDSSFGNLILPVLPRLEPDS, encoded by the exons ATGGCTGCTAATCCTCCAGGACAAG CCTTTCCCAACAAGGCCCGGGTTGCGATCCTGGCTGAGctggagaaggagaggaggcgGCTGATCCAGAGTCAGTCCATGAACACTCCTGGAGCCAG CATCTCGCTTTCCAGACCGAGTCTGAAGGAGTTCAGGGACAAcgcagagcagcagcacatcGCTGCTCAGCAGAAAGCCGCCCTGCAG cacgctcacacacactcatcagGCTTCTTCATCACTCAGGACTCGTCTTTCGGTAACCTCATCCTCCCCGTCCTTCCTCGCCTGGAGCCCGATTCGTGA
- the LOC110965211 gene encoding uncharacterized protein LOC110965211 isoform X2 produces the protein MSGPVQTTSDGLCNLVRWAHSHGTICSLLPGLLRVTRGSYGNVLTPGSHGGGGGVTVAVWGCSAGHAYHWPLSDQERIVGGRWSNKVAMRTSHDVSSSEAASEGEEFSIWLLDVAACDSDEDGDYEPHPSRKRGGAPGGGATGKKIKLEATSAEDHETLANVASMGLAETDATNLSKGRQTPNTLSSCLQSQHGQHLYCKRSEPEVELMGGGSCTTEKTAAELGHIELEKLRVLLSAERSRNQQMTEMISSLKQEKELLQSEVAKKAELICDFLQDKLRPEKRWPRCSNQMEAGSSHKTSSEDVGGFDLPPLFDSSDEMELRPVEHHPKTKRSRDGENPRVRMKNVVGVIARYTAALQEFRRSVSMKVAFDRVGVDRNTISRTAAIAELSLAAPEVFHSLEPWDEKEETLAHYVHRCRQAMDDDIKAKIKTMKAKGELLPIVSK, from the exons ATGTCTGGCCCGGTCCAGACCACCTCTGACGGACTCTGTAATCTGGTCCGATGGGCTCACAGCCACGGCACCATCTGCAGCCTCCTCCCCGGCCTGCTGCGCGTCACCCGTGGTTCCTATGGCAACGTGCTGACACCTGGTTCCcatggcggcggcggcggcgtcaCCGTCGCCGTGTGGGGCTGTAGCGCCGGCCACGCCTACCACTGGCCCCTCAGTGACCAGGAGAGGATTGTCGGAGGGCGTTGGTCCAATAAG GTGGCGATGAGAACATCACATGACGTCTCCAGTAGCGAAGCAGCATCAGAGGGGGAGGAGTTCAGCATCTGGCTGTTGGACGTCGCTGCATGTGATTCAGACGAAGACGGCGACTATGAGCCACACCCATCCAGGAAAAGAGGCGGGGCACCTGGAGGAGGCGCcacggggaaaaaaatcaagctGGAAGCAACATCAGCAGAAGATCATGAGACTCTGGCTAACGTGGCTAGCATGGGGCTAGCAGAGACAGACGCTACTAATCTGTCAAAAGGACGTCAGACACCAAACACACTCTCATCCTGCCTTCAGTCCCAACATGGACAACATCTGTACTGTAAGAGATCAGAGCCAGAGGTGGAGCTGATGGGTGGAGGCAGCTgcaccacagagaagacagcag CTGAACTGGGCCACATCGAGCTGGAGAAGCTCCGAGTTCTACTTTCTGCAGAACGCAGCAGAAACCAGCAGATGACGGAGATGATCTCCAGCCTGAAGCAGGagaaggagctgctgcagagcGAAGTCGCCAAGAAAGCCGAACTCATCTGTGACTTCCTGCAGGACAAACTGCGGCCAG AGAAGCGATGGCCTCGTTGCTCCAATCAAATGGAAGCAGGAAGTTCTCACAAGACCTCCTCTGAGGACGTCGGCGGCTTCGATTTGCCGCCTCTCTTTGACTCCTCCGATGAGATGGAGCTCCGTCCTGTGGAACATCACCCGAAGACCAAGAGGAGCCGGGACGGAGAAAACCCTCGAGTCAGGA TGAAGAACGTGGTGGGTGTGATTGCTCGCTACACGGCCGCCCTGCAGGAGTTTCGCCGCAGCGTCTCCATGAAGGTGGCCTTCGACCGGGTCGGCGTCGACCGGAACACCATCTCCCGTACGGCGGCCATCGCTGAGCTCAGCCTGGCGGCCCCGGAGGTCTTTCATTCTCTGGAACCGTGGGATGAGAAGGAGGAGACGCTGGCTCACTACGTCCACCGCTGCCGGCAGGCGATGGACGACGACATCAAGGCCAAGATCAAAACGATGAAGGCGAAAGGAGAGCTGCTGCCTATCGTGTCAAAGTGA
- the LOC110965211 gene encoding uncharacterized protein LOC110965211 isoform X1, producing MFCLLILLNSTSYWFLFILLCPVVFSLQCSRVHQSHVQFSFSVSSLTDSASTSIMSGPVQTTSDGLCNLVRWAHSHGTICSLLPGLLRVTRGSYGNVLTPGSHGGGGGVTVAVWGCSAGHAYHWPLSDQERIVGGRWSNKVAMRTSHDVSSSEAASEGEEFSIWLLDVAACDSDEDGDYEPHPSRKRGGAPGGGATGKKIKLEATSAEDHETLANVASMGLAETDATNLSKGRQTPNTLSSCLQSQHGQHLYCKRSEPEVELMGGGSCTTEKTAAELGHIELEKLRVLLSAERSRNQQMTEMISSLKQEKELLQSEVAKKAELICDFLQDKLRPEKRWPRCSNQMEAGSSHKTSSEDVGGFDLPPLFDSSDEMELRPVEHHPKTKRSRDGENPRVRMKNVVGVIARYTAALQEFRRSVSMKVAFDRVGVDRNTISRTAAIAELSLAAPEVFHSLEPWDEKEETLAHYVHRCRQAMDDDIKAKIKTMKAKGELLPIVSK from the exons atGTTCTGCCTTTTGATCTTGCTGAACAGCACCTCCTACTGGTTCCTTTTTATATTGCTGTGCCCAGTAGTATTTTCCCTTCAGTGCAGCCGTGTGCATCAGAGCCATGTGCAGTTCTCCTTTTCTGTTTCAAGTCTGACCGATTCTGCGTCT ACTTCCATCATGTCTGGCCCGGTCCAGACCACCTCTGACGGACTCTGTAATCTGGTCCGATGGGCTCACAGCCACGGCACCATCTGCAGCCTCCTCCCCGGCCTGCTGCGCGTCACCCGTGGTTCCTATGGCAACGTGCTGACACCTGGTTCCcatggcggcggcggcggcgtcaCCGTCGCCGTGTGGGGCTGTAGCGCCGGCCACGCCTACCACTGGCCCCTCAGTGACCAGGAGAGGATTGTCGGAGGGCGTTGGTCCAATAAG GTGGCGATGAGAACATCACATGACGTCTCCAGTAGCGAAGCAGCATCAGAGGGGGAGGAGTTCAGCATCTGGCTGTTGGACGTCGCTGCATGTGATTCAGACGAAGACGGCGACTATGAGCCACACCCATCCAGGAAAAGAGGCGGGGCACCTGGAGGAGGCGCcacggggaaaaaaatcaagctGGAAGCAACATCAGCAGAAGATCATGAGACTCTGGCTAACGTGGCTAGCATGGGGCTAGCAGAGACAGACGCTACTAATCTGTCAAAAGGACGTCAGACACCAAACACACTCTCATCCTGCCTTCAGTCCCAACATGGACAACATCTGTACTGTAAGAGATCAGAGCCAGAGGTGGAGCTGATGGGTGGAGGCAGCTgcaccacagagaagacagcag CTGAACTGGGCCACATCGAGCTGGAGAAGCTCCGAGTTCTACTTTCTGCAGAACGCAGCAGAAACCAGCAGATGACGGAGATGATCTCCAGCCTGAAGCAGGagaaggagctgctgcagagcGAAGTCGCCAAGAAAGCCGAACTCATCTGTGACTTCCTGCAGGACAAACTGCGGCCAG AGAAGCGATGGCCTCGTTGCTCCAATCAAATGGAAGCAGGAAGTTCTCACAAGACCTCCTCTGAGGACGTCGGCGGCTTCGATTTGCCGCCTCTCTTTGACTCCTCCGATGAGATGGAGCTCCGTCCTGTGGAACATCACCCGAAGACCAAGAGGAGCCGGGACGGAGAAAACCCTCGAGTCAGGA TGAAGAACGTGGTGGGTGTGATTGCTCGCTACACGGCCGCCCTGCAGGAGTTTCGCCGCAGCGTCTCCATGAAGGTGGCCTTCGACCGGGTCGGCGTCGACCGGAACACCATCTCCCGTACGGCGGCCATCGCTGAGCTCAGCCTGGCGGCCCCGGAGGTCTTTCATTCTCTGGAACCGTGGGATGAGAAGGAGGAGACGCTGGCTCACTACGTCCACCGCTGCCGGCAGGCGATGGACGACGACATCAAGGCCAAGATCAAAACGATGAAGGCGAAAGGAGAGCTGCTGCCTATCGTGTCAAAGTGA